A section of the Amycolatopsis sp. AA4 genome encodes:
- a CDS encoding TetR/AcrR family transcriptional regulator produces the protein MGNREDLLEAARVCLRERGLSTTARDIASEAGVSLAAIGYHFGTKDALLAQAATEAIGDALGAWIENTLRETPAGADPGRTFAEFCGRLPEAFASVQPHLLTSLEHLTRLVRTGDPQTTMAPAMRQSTDALAKILGAVHPQLSPSEVDGLAQLYHAVLNGASLIWLAAPDSAPTADQFQHAVSALTSS, from the coding sequence GTGGGTAACCGTGAGGATCTTCTGGAAGCCGCTCGCGTCTGCTTGCGCGAACGAGGCCTGAGCACAACCGCGCGCGACATCGCGTCCGAAGCCGGCGTCAGCCTGGCCGCGATCGGCTACCACTTCGGGACGAAAGACGCGCTGCTCGCGCAAGCCGCCACCGAAGCCATCGGCGACGCACTGGGCGCCTGGATCGAGAACACCCTCCGCGAGACCCCGGCCGGAGCCGACCCGGGCCGGACCTTCGCCGAGTTCTGCGGACGACTGCCCGAGGCGTTCGCCTCAGTGCAGCCCCACCTGCTGACGTCGCTGGAACACCTCACGCGCCTTGTCCGCACCGGCGATCCGCAAACGACGATGGCCCCGGCGATGCGGCAAAGCACCGATGCCCTCGCCAAGATCCTCGGCGCCGTTCACCCGCAGCTCTCGCCGTCCGAAGTGGACGGTCTGGCACAGCTGTACCACGCGGTGCTCAACGGCGCGTCCCTGATCTGGCTCGCCGCACCGGATTCCGCGCCCACCGCCGATCAGTTCCAGCACGCCGTCTCGGCCTTGACTTCGAGTTAA
- a CDS encoding MFS transporter, with amino-acid sequence MTETTDAAVRRPPRSLLATLLGVSTMTIMASATITPALPGMERHFAAEPHAELLVRLVLTLPGLAIMVSAPLLAKLSGRTGRVPVLLACLALYTVGGGSGLLLDSLPALLVGRAVLGIGIAGIMTTSTALIADHHAPEEHGRVLGLQGAAMGFGGVVALLLGGVLAAVDWRGPFAIYLLAIPMLALVLRFVPDAPVQPADPTDTTAASPWQPRLLGLYALVFIGVVVFYTVPTQAPFWLAEVGGAGPAVAGALIAAVNLVMTLVGLNFRRLRARWSFPALAIAMFAAFTVGLIVLGTAGALWTAAVGMVVVGLGIGLQNPTLNGWLVSTASPGARTRSLGLLTSALFLGQFSSPLIAQPVIDAVGMGTTFVLAGALAAVVGIGVAVVHRR; translated from the coding sequence GTGACCGAAACGACTGACGCCGCAGTACGGCGCCCACCGCGATCCCTGCTGGCGACGCTGCTCGGCGTCAGCACCATGACCATCATGGCCAGCGCCACGATCACGCCCGCCTTGCCGGGCATGGAACGGCATTTCGCCGCCGAACCGCACGCGGAGCTTCTCGTCCGGCTGGTGCTCACCCTGCCCGGGCTGGCGATCATGGTGTCCGCGCCGTTGCTCGCCAAACTGAGCGGACGGACCGGACGCGTGCCGGTGCTGCTCGCCTGCCTCGCCCTCTACACCGTCGGCGGCGGATCCGGCCTGCTGCTGGATTCACTCCCCGCGCTGCTCGTCGGACGGGCCGTGCTCGGGATCGGCATCGCCGGGATCATGACCACGTCGACCGCGTTGATCGCCGACCACCACGCCCCCGAGGAACACGGCCGAGTGCTCGGTTTGCAAGGCGCGGCAATGGGTTTCGGCGGCGTCGTCGCGCTGCTGCTCGGCGGGGTGCTGGCGGCGGTGGACTGGCGGGGACCGTTCGCGATCTACCTGCTGGCGATTCCGATGCTGGCGCTCGTCCTGCGCTTCGTGCCGGACGCACCCGTCCAGCCGGCCGACCCGACGGACACCACCGCCGCGTCGCCGTGGCAACCGCGGCTGCTCGGGCTGTACGCGCTGGTCTTCATCGGTGTCGTCGTCTTCTACACCGTTCCGACGCAGGCCCCGTTCTGGCTGGCCGAGGTCGGCGGCGCGGGACCGGCCGTCGCGGGAGCCTTGATCGCGGCGGTCAACCTGGTGATGACCCTGGTGGGACTGAACTTCCGCCGGCTGCGCGCCCGCTGGTCCTTCCCGGCGCTGGCCATCGCGATGTTCGCCGCGTTCACCGTGGGACTGATCGTGCTCGGCACCGCCGGTGCGCTGTGGACCGCCGCAGTGGGCATGGTCGTGGTCGGACTGGGCATCGGGCTGCAGAACCCGACCCTCAACGGCTGGCTGGTTTCGACCGCGTCGCCAGGCGCCCGAACCCGGTCGCTGGGGCTGCTGACGTCCGCGTTGTTCCTCGGACAGTTCTCGTCGCCGCTGATCGCGCAGCCGGTGATCGACGCCGTCGGAATGGGGACGACGTTCGTTCTAGCTGGAGCTTTGGCCGCGGTCGTCGGCATCGGCGTGGCTGTCGTCCATCGGCGATGA
- a CDS encoding polysaccharide deacetylase: protein MTEPWQWSEQTWRGHVDRVRAGRPLRPESWPGGARVAVALSFDSDHETISLRDGHVLPGKLSQGEYGARVGVPRVLKLLERFGAPSTFFMPAVSALLHDGEAQSYVDAGHEVALHGWIHESNAQLPPSAERDLAFRAADTLERLTGTRPVGIRTPSWDFSESSLAIIRELGLAYDSSLMADNDCYEILADGEPTGMVELPVEWIRDDAPYFTMNRHGSQRPYTPPREVLPIWRDEFDLALAEGGLFQLTMHPHLIGHRSRITILAELLEHIASHDGVWFATHAQVVDYVSSPMDDSHADADDRGQSSS, encoded by the coding sequence TCGATCGCGTACGCGCCGGGCGGCCGTTGCGGCCGGAGTCCTGGCCGGGCGGGGCGCGGGTGGCCGTGGCGTTGTCGTTCGATTCCGACCACGAGACGATCTCGCTGCGCGACGGCCACGTGTTGCCGGGCAAGCTCTCGCAAGGCGAGTACGGCGCACGGGTCGGCGTGCCGCGAGTGTTGAAGCTGCTTGAGCGGTTCGGGGCGCCGTCGACGTTCTTCATGCCCGCGGTGTCGGCGTTGCTGCACGACGGCGAGGCACAGTCCTATGTGGACGCTGGGCACGAGGTCGCGCTGCACGGCTGGATCCACGAGAGCAACGCGCAACTGCCTCCCTCGGCGGAACGCGACCTCGCCTTCCGGGCGGCGGACACGCTGGAACGGCTCACCGGCACGCGTCCGGTCGGCATCCGCACCCCGTCGTGGGACTTCTCCGAAAGCTCGCTGGCGATCATCCGAGAACTCGGCTTGGCCTACGACTCCTCGTTGATGGCGGACAACGACTGCTACGAAATCCTCGCCGACGGCGAACCGACCGGCATGGTCGAGCTTCCGGTGGAATGGATCCGCGACGACGCGCCGTATTTCACGATGAACCGCCACGGCTCGCAGCGCCCGTACACCCCGCCGCGGGAAGTGCTGCCGATCTGGCGCGACGAGTTCGACCTCGCCCTGGCCGAGGGCGGCCTCTTCCAGCTCACCATGCATCCGCACCTCATCGGACATCGTTCTCGTATCACGATTCTCGCCGAGTTGCTGGAGCACATCGCCTCGCACGACGGGGTTTGGTTCGCTACGCACGCGCAGGTCGTCGATTATGTGTCATCGCCGATGGACGACAGCCACGCCGATGCCGACGACCGCGGCCAAAGCTCCAGCTAG